Sequence from the Desulforegula conservatrix Mb1Pa genome:
GGATGGAAGCAAGGGTAGCTGTACAAGCTGTCATTCCAGACATCAGTTTTCAATAGAGGAAGCAAGAAAACCCGAGGCATGCGGGCAATGCCATTTAGGGCCGGATCATCCTCAGATTGAAATATACAAGGAATCCAAGCATGGCGATATTTATGATGCCACAGGACATAAGTTCAAGTGGGATTCCCCTCCTGGAATGTGGACACCCGGAGTTGATTACAGAGCTCCAACATGTGCCTCATGTCATATGTCAGGTGCCGGAAAGGTAAAAACCACACATGATGTAACAGAAAGACTTTCATGGGAACTCCAGACAAATATGTCTATAAGACCGGAAGAATTTGCTGCATTTCCAGCAAAGACAAACTGGAAGGAGGAGCGTTCCAAGATGAAGGAAGTCTGCCAGCAATGCCACGGAGCAACCTGGGTTGACGCACATTATAATAAGCTTGATAAGGTTATCGATGAATACAATAATGTATATTTCAAGCCAGCTAAGGCAATGATGGATAGTCTTTATTCCAAGGGATTGCTTGATTCAACGAAGCCTTTTGATGAGTCTCTTGAGACAGAGTTCTATGAACTTTGGCATCATGAAGGAAGAAGAGCAAGAATGGGCACAGCTATGATGGCTCCTGACTATGCCTGGTGGCATGGTTTCTATGAATGCAAGAAGCGTTTCAACTTGCTTATGCATGAAGCTGGTGAGCTTATAAAGGAAAACAAGAAAGCCCCGAAGTTTGACAGCTTTCCCAACGCCACAGGTTCAACAACACCTCCAGTGCCTATTGCAACGCCTGAAGTCAAAAAATAAAACAGCTCGCCTCGAATTTACAGGGGTTAAAAGCCCCTGTAATTATCAATTTTTTAAGAAAATAAGGGACTCACAATGAATGAATCTGTAATGATGAAGAATATACCATTCTCTGAAATCTTTGATATGAAAAGCCTCGTTGACTATGAAACAGGCAGGGTAGTTAGCAGAACCATAGCTCAAAAAAGTGGTGTTGGCATAACTGTATTTGCATTCGATAAACATGAAGAGATAAGCACACACGCCTCTTCTGGGGATGCAATGGTTATATTGCTTGATGGAAAAGCCATAATCACCATAGGAGAGAAAAAAATTAACGCCGAATCTGGTCAAACTGTTGTTATGCCTGCCAACATACCACACTCATTATTTGCGGAAGAAGCTTTCAAAATGTTGTTAATAGTTGTTAAGCCATAAAGTTTTCTTGATACAGATCAATTACATATCTTTTGTGTTCGGTTAAGGCATTTCCTAATGTTACCCAAACTTTAAATCTAAGGAGAAATAACATGTTTTGCTTCCAGTGTGAACAGACCGCTAAAGGAACAGGATGTGACAAGATAGGCGTATGTGGAAAAACCCCTGAAACAGCGGCAATCCAGGATCTTTTGGTTTATACTATGAAAGGTTTCTCTCTGATTGCTATTGAAGCTGCAAAACACGGCGCAAAAACACCTGAGGATGATCACTTCGCTTGTCAGGCTATTTTTTCAACCCTTACAAATGTTGACTTTGA
This genomic interval carries:
- a CDS encoding multiheme c-type cytochrome; the protein is MRVNKLKIGFILLFLCITFATIVAASNFTKVKSYNLERSMPPEASACIQCHQKEHPGIVSDWASSRHANAGITCYDCHKAESGDADISTKHDKQYGKSDSPYAPSSLKVQISGIVTPKDCSRCHPDEAKQYSISKHANTVEIMWKVDPWLKHGMNSNTERNAGCNHCHGTVIAMKEGELDPETWPNVGVGRVNMDGSKGSCTSCHSRHQFSIEEARKPEACGQCHLGPDHPQIEIYKESKHGDIYDATGHKFKWDSPPGMWTPGVDYRAPTCASCHMSGAGKVKTTHDVTERLSWELQTNMSIRPEEFAAFPAKTNWKEERSKMKEVCQQCHGATWVDAHYNKLDKVIDEYNNVYFKPAKAMMDSLYSKGLLDSTKPFDESLETEFYELWHHEGRRARMGTAMMAPDYAWWHGFYECKKRFNLLMHEAGELIKENKKAPKFDSFPNATGSTTPPVPIATPEVKK
- a CDS encoding cupin domain-containing protein; protein product: MNESVMMKNIPFSEIFDMKSLVDYETGRVVSRTIAQKSGVGITVFAFDKHEEISTHASSGDAMVILLDGKAIITIGEKKINAESGQTVVMPANIPHSLFAEEAFKMLLIVVKP